A stretch of Pseudolysobacter antarcticus DNA encodes these proteins:
- the rpsG gene encoding 30S ribosomal protein S7 gives MSRKGSHPARVMLPDPKHGSQLIARFINMVMLSGKKSIAEGIVYGALAHIGEKHATPVDLIEKALGNVAPAVEVKSRRVGGATYQVPVEVRSSRRMALAMRWVIDAARKRGENSMPRKLAAELLEAAENRGGAVKKREETHRMAEANKAFSHYRW, from the coding sequence ATGTCGAGAAAAGGTTCCCATCCCGCACGCGTAATGCTGCCGGATCCCAAGCACGGAAGTCAGTTGATTGCTCGCTTCATCAATATGGTGATGTTGAGCGGCAAGAAGTCGATTGCTGAAGGTATCGTTTATGGCGCGCTTGCGCACATTGGCGAAAAGCATGCGACGCCGGTCGATCTGATCGAAAAAGCATTGGGTAATGTTGCTCCGGCGGTCGAAGTGAAGTCGCGTCGCGTTGGTGGTGCTACTTACCAGGTGCCGGTCGAAGTTCGTTCCAGTCGTCGTATGGCATTGGCAATGCGCTGGGTGATTGATGCGGCGCGCAAGCGTGGCGAAAACTCGATGCCGCGCAAGCTGGCTGCCGAGTTGCTTGAAGCTGCTGAAAACCGCGGTGGCGCTGTCAAGAAGCGTGAAGAAACGCATCGTATGGCTGAAGCCAACAAGGCGTTCTCGCATTATCGCTGGTAA
- the rpsQ gene encoding 30S ribosomal protein S17, which yields MSDNQKALHTVEGRVVSNKMQKTVTVLLERQVQHKLYGKIIRRSTKVHAHDEKGECHEGDVVRIAECAPVSKTKNWRVVEILTRAAQ from the coding sequence ATGAGTGATAATCAGAAAGCACTGCACACGGTCGAAGGCCGCGTAGTCAGCAACAAGATGCAGAAGACCGTGACGGTGCTGCTCGAACGCCAGGTGCAGCACAAGCTGTACGGCAAGATCATCCGTCGCTCGACCAAGGTGCACGCCCATGATGAAAAGGGCGAGTGCCATGAAGGTGACGTCGTGCGTATCGCTGAGTGTGCACCGGTGTCGAAAACAAAAAACTGGCGCGTGGTTGAAATACTCACGCGCGCCGCGCAGTAA
- the fusA gene encoding elongation factor G encodes MARTTPIDQYRNFGIMAHIDAGKTTTTERILFYTGRSHKIGEVHEGAATMDWMEQEQERGITITSAATTCFWQGMDGSFALHRFNIIDTPGHVDFTIEVERSLRVLDGAVFVLCAVGGVQPQSETVWRQANKYGVPRVAFVNKMDRAGADFNKVIAQLRSRLGANPVPMQMPIGAEDKFEGVIDLLKMKAIHWDMESQGMKFDYIEIPADLLAAAKAAREHLVESAAENSDVLMDKYLGGEDLSEEEVIEGIRIGTLSTKIIPVFCGSAFKNKGVQAMLDGVIRYLPAPSDRPPVKGLDEDDKEILRSAGDDQPFSALAFKIATDPYVGSLTFFRVYSGVLNSGDTVFSPIKGKKERVGRLLQMHANNRDEIKEVRAGDIAAAVGLKDVTTGDTLCALDKVITLEKMIFPEPVIAMAIEPRTKVDQEKMGIALSRLAQEDPSFRVRSDEESGQTIIAGMGELHLEIIVDRMKREFSVEANVGKPQVAYRETIRKAVKQEGKFVRQSGGRGQYGHVVIEMEPRERGAGYLFENAVIGGVIPKEYIPAVDKGIQEQLGNGILAGFPVVDVKIRLIDGSYHDVDSNEMAFKIAGSMAFKDGFAKASPVLLEPIMKVEVVTPEDYMGDVMGDLSRRRGVLQGQEDSPSGKTIDAQVPLGEMFGYATSLRSMSQGRATFTMEFDHYAEAPTNVAEAVMKKS; translated from the coding sequence GTGGCACGTACTACCCCCATCGATCAGTATCGTAATTTCGGCATCATGGCTCATATTGATGCGGGTAAAACGACGACGACTGAGCGCATTCTTTTTTACACTGGCCGATCCCACAAGATCGGTGAAGTGCATGAAGGTGCGGCTACGATGGACTGGATGGAGCAGGAGCAGGAGCGTGGCATTACCATCACGTCCGCTGCAACAACTTGCTTCTGGCAGGGTATGGACGGTTCGTTCGCGCTGCATCGTTTTAATATCATCGATACGCCGGGACACGTTGATTTCACTATCGAGGTAGAGCGTTCTTTGCGCGTGCTGGATGGTGCGGTGTTTGTGCTCTGTGCGGTCGGCGGTGTGCAGCCGCAGTCGGAAACGGTGTGGCGGCAAGCGAACAAGTACGGTGTGCCGCGTGTCGCGTTCGTCAACAAGATGGATCGCGCCGGCGCAGATTTCAACAAAGTTATCGCTCAACTCAGGTCGCGTCTTGGTGCCAATCCGGTGCCAATGCAGATGCCGATCGGTGCGGAAGACAAGTTTGAGGGCGTGATTGATCTGCTCAAGATGAAGGCAATCCACTGGGACATGGAGTCCCAGGGCATGAAGTTCGATTACATCGAGATCCCTGCAGATTTGCTGGCAGCGGCCAAGGCGGCGCGCGAGCATCTGGTGGAGTCGGCGGCGGAGAACTCCGATGTGCTCATGGACAAATATTTGGGCGGTGAAGATCTGTCCGAAGAAGAGGTGATCGAAGGCATTCGTATCGGCACGCTGAGCACCAAGATCATTCCGGTGTTTTGCGGTTCGGCCTTCAAGAACAAGGGTGTACAAGCGATGTTGGATGGCGTAATTCGCTATCTTCCAGCGCCGTCCGACCGGCCGCCCGTGAAGGGCTTGGACGAAGACGATAAAGAGATATTGCGATCTGCTGGTGACGATCAACCGTTTTCGGCACTTGCATTCAAGATCGCTACTGATCCGTATGTCGGTTCGTTGACATTCTTCCGGGTTTATTCCGGGGTGCTGAATTCCGGAGATACGGTATTCAGTCCGATCAAAGGCAAGAAAGAGCGTGTCGGTCGTTTGCTGCAGATGCATGCAAACAATCGCGATGAAATAAAAGAAGTGCGTGCAGGTGATATTGCGGCGGCAGTCGGTCTGAAAGACGTAACAACCGGCGATACCCTGTGTGCACTGGATAAAGTAATAACGCTCGAAAAAATGATCTTTCCCGAGCCGGTCATCGCGATGGCGATTGAGCCTCGGACCAAGGTAGATCAGGAAAAAATGGGTATCGCCTTGTCGCGTCTCGCGCAGGAAGATCCATCGTTTCGAGTGCGTTCGGATGAAGAGTCGGGTCAGACCATCATCGCAGGAATGGGCGAGTTGCATCTGGAAATCATCGTTGATCGCATGAAGCGCGAATTCAGCGTTGAGGCAAATGTTGGCAAGCCGCAGGTTGCGTATCGCGAGACGATTCGCAAGGCGGTCAAGCAAGAAGGCAAGTTTGTGCGTCAGTCTGGTGGTCGCGGCCAATATGGTCATGTGGTCATCGAGATGGAGCCGCGCGAACGTGGTGCAGGGTATTTGTTCGAGAACGCCGTAATCGGCGGTGTCATTCCAAAGGAATACATCCCGGCGGTAGATAAAGGTATTCAAGAGCAGCTGGGAAATGGCATACTTGCCGGCTTCCCGGTGGTTGACGTCAAGATCCGTCTGATCGACGGTTCGTATCACGATGTCGACTCCAATGAAATGGCGTTCAAGATTGCCGGTTCGATGGCATTCAAGGATGGTTTCGCGAAAGCGAGTCCGGTACTGCTTGAGCCGATAATGAAAGTCGAAGTCGTAACGCCTGAAGATTACATGGGCGATGTGATGGGTGATCTGAGTCGTCGTCGTGGTGTGTTGCAAGGTCAGGAGGATTCTCCGTCCGGCAAGACCATTGATGCTCAGGTGCCACTGGGTGAAATGTTTGGTTACGCGACATCCTTGCGCTCAATGAGCCAGGGTCGAGCGACCTTCACGATGGAATTTGATCATTACGCCGAAGCGCCGACCAATGTCGCCGAAGCGGTAATGAAAAAATCCTGA
- the rplB gene encoding 50S ribosomal protein L2 yields MALMTVKPTSPGRRSMVRVVTPGLHKGKPHAALVESQSKTGGRNHYGRITTRHKGGGHKQHYRIIDFKRDKEGIACKVERIEYDPNRTAHIALLLYVDGERRYIIAPKGVAIGDQLMAGRDAPIKPGNTLPLRNVPIGSTVHCIEMKPGKGAQIARSAGASAQLIAREQGYATLRLRSGETRKVPAECHATLGEVGNSEHSLRKIGKAGAKRWLGIRPTVRGVVMNPVDHPHGGGEGKTSGGRHPVSPWGQPTKGFKTRNNKRTEQFIVRRSKK; encoded by the coding sequence ATGGCATTGATGACAGTAAAACCAACGTCTCCTGGCCGCCGCTCGATGGTTCGAGTGGTAACGCCGGGGCTGCACAAAGGCAAGCCGCATGCGGCTCTTGTCGAGTCGCAGAGCAAGACTGGCGGCCGTAACCATTACGGACGCATCACCACCCGTCATAAAGGTGGTGGTCACAAACAGCATTACCGCATCATCGATTTCAAGCGCGACAAAGAAGGCATTGCCTGCAAGGTCGAGCGGATCGAATACGATCCCAACCGCACCGCGCACATTGCGCTGCTGTTGTATGTCGATGGCGAGCGTCGTTACATCATCGCGCCGAAGGGCGTGGCAATTGGTGATCAGCTCATGGCTGGTCGCGATGCGCCGATCAAACCGGGCAACACCTTGCCGCTGCGCAATGTGCCGATCGGTTCGACCGTGCATTGCATCGAGATGAAGCCAGGCAAGGGTGCGCAGATTGCGCGCAGTGCCGGCGCCTCTGCTCAGTTGATTGCTCGTGAACAAGGTTATGCCACGCTGCGTCTGCGTTCTGGCGAAACCCGCAAGGTGCCGGCCGAGTGCCACGCTACCTTGGGTGAAGTCGGTAACTCGGAACACAGCCTGCGCAAGATCGGCAAGGCCGGCGCCAAGCGCTGGTTGGGTATTCGTCCGACCGTTCGCGGTGTGGTGATGAACCCGGTCGACCATCCGCATGGTGGTGGTGAAGGCAAGACCTCGGGCGGTCGTCATCCGGTCAGTCCGTGGGGCCAGCCGACCAAGGGCTTCAAGACTCGTAACAACAAGCGCACGGAGCAGTTCATCGTGCGCCGTAGCAAGAAGTAA
- the rpsJ gene encoding 30S ribosomal protein S10, translating into MADQKIRIRLKAYDHRLIDRSASEIVETAKRTGAQVRGPIPLPTKMERFTILTSPHVDKDARDQYETRTHKRVLDIVDPNDKTVDALMKLDLAAGVDVQIKLY; encoded by the coding sequence ATGGCTGACCAGAAGATTCGAATTCGACTCAAGGCGTACGATCATCGTTTGATCGATCGCTCCGCGAGTGAAATTGTGGAAACGGCCAAGCGCACTGGTGCGCAGGTTCGTGGCCCGATTCCGCTGCCGACCAAGATGGAGCGTTTCACCATCCTGACGTCGCCGCACGTAGACAAGGATGCGCGTGATCAGTACGAAACCCGCACTCACAAACGTGTGCTGGATATCGTCGATCCGAACGACAAGACCGTTGACGCCCTGATGAAGCTCGATCTGGCGGCCGGCGTCGACGTTCAGATCAAATTGTACTAA
- the rplV gene encoding 50S ribosomal protein L22 has product MEAKAILRSARISAQKVRLVCDQVRGMPVGHATNLLTFSNKKAAHLIKKLLLSAIANAENNQGADVDELKVSKIFVDEGPTMKRMHARAKGRGARILKRSSHITVVVGS; this is encoded by the coding sequence ATGGAAGCGAAAGCGATTTTACGTAGTGCTCGCATCTCGGCGCAAAAAGTGCGTCTGGTTTGTGATCAGGTTCGTGGCATGCCCGTTGGACATGCAACCAACCTGCTGACCTTCAGCAACAAGAAGGCAGCGCACCTCATCAAGAAACTGCTGTTGTCGGCGATCGCGAATGCCGAAAACAACCAGGGCGCTGATGTGGATGAATTGAAGGTGTCGAAGATCTTTGTTGATGAAGGTCCGACCATGAAGCGCATGCATGCTCGCGCCAAAGGCCGCGGTGCACGCATCTTGAAGCGTAGCAGCCACATCACTGTGGTCGTAGGTAGCTAA
- the rplC gene encoding 50S ribosomal protein L3, which produces MSIGLVGRKCGMTRIFTEAGESIPVTLIEATPNRITQVKTVEIDGYTAVQVAVGKKRAALISKPIAGHHAKAKVEAGRGLWEFRVEAGEIGKFNVGGELKADEVFTIGQKVDVAGVTKGKGFQGTIKRWNFTMGDATHGNSLSHRAPGSIGQRQTPGRVFPGKKMAGHMGAENQTVQNLVVVKIDAERHLIAIRGAVPGATNGDVIIRPASKG; this is translated from the coding sequence ATGAGTATCGGGTTAGTAGGCCGCAAATGCGGCATGACACGAATCTTCACTGAAGCTGGTGAATCGATTCCCGTAACGCTGATTGAAGCGACGCCGAATCGTATTACCCAAGTGAAGACCGTGGAAATCGACGGTTATACAGCGGTGCAGGTTGCCGTTGGCAAGAAGCGCGCTGCGCTGATCAGCAAGCCGATCGCCGGGCACCACGCCAAGGCCAAGGTTGAAGCGGGTCGCGGCCTGTGGGAGTTCCGTGTTGAAGCTGGTGAGATCGGCAAGTTCAATGTCGGTGGTGAGTTGAAGGCTGATGAAGTTTTCACGATTGGTCAGAAGGTCGACGTTGCCGGTGTCACCAAGGGCAAGGGCTTCCAGGGCACGATCAAGCGCTGGAACTTCACCATGGGCGATGCCACCCACGGTAACTCGTTGTCGCATCGTGCGCCGGGCTCAATTGGTCAGCGTCAAACTCCAGGTCGTGTGTTTCCGGGCAAGAAGATGGCCGGGCACATGGGTGCAGAAAATCAAACGGTCCAGAATCTGGTCGTGGTCAAGATCGACGCCGAGCGTCACCTGATCGCGATTCGTGGTGCGGTTCCGGGTGCGACGAATGGTGATGTCATCATCCGTCCAGCGTCGAAAGGTTAA
- the rpmC gene encoding 50S ribosomal protein L29: MEFKELSKKSAADLNTHLLDLRKEQFNLRMQRGAGQQTQTHQFKRVRREIAQIKTLLVSATAVDKK, translated from the coding sequence ATGGAATTCAAAGAACTTAGCAAGAAATCTGCTGCGGATCTCAACACGCATCTTCTCGACCTGCGCAAAGAGCAGTTCAATCTGCGCATGCAGCGCGGTGCCGGGCAACAGACCCAGACGCATCAGTTCAAGCGCGTCCGGCGCGAGATTGCACAGATCAAGACGCTGCTCGTATCCGCGACAGCAGTTGACAAGAAATAA
- the tuf gene encoding elongation factor Tu produces MAKGKFERKKPHVNVGTIGHVDHGKTTLTAALTKVGAERFGGEFKAYDQIDAAPEERARGITIATAHVEYESPNRHYAHVDCPGHADYVKNMITGAAQMDGAILVCSAADGPMPQTREHILLARQVGVPYVVVYLNKCDMVDDAELLELVEMEVRDLLSKYEFPGDDTPIIHGSAMKALAGDQSEIGVPSIIKLVDALDSYIPEPTRVLDKPFLLPVEDVFSISGRGTVVTGRIERGIVKVGDEIEIVGIKPTVKTTCTGVEMFRKLLDQGMAGDNVGVLLRGTKRDDVERGQVLCKPGSITPHTDFEAEVYVLSKDEGGRHTPFFKGYRPQFYFRTTDVTGACELPEGVEMVMPGDNIKMVVSLIHPIAMEEGLRFAIREGGRTVGAGVVAKVVK; encoded by the coding sequence ATGGCTAAGGGAAAATTCGAGCGTAAGAAGCCGCACGTCAACGTAGGCACAATTGGCCACGTCGATCACGGCAAGACCACGCTGACAGCAGCGCTGACGAAAGTCGGAGCAGAACGTTTTGGTGGCGAGTTCAAAGCGTACGATCAGATCGACGCAGCGCCGGAAGAGCGTGCGCGCGGCATCACGATTGCTACGGCCCACGTGGAATATGAATCCCCGAATCGCCACTACGCCCACGTCGATTGCCCCGGCCACGCCGATTATGTGAAAAACATGATCACCGGTGCCGCGCAGATGGACGGCGCGATCCTGGTGTGTTCCGCCGCCGATGGCCCGATGCCGCAGACCCGTGAGCACATCCTGCTCGCCCGTCAGGTTGGTGTGCCGTACGTTGTGGTGTACCTGAACAAGTGCGACATGGTCGACGACGCCGAACTGCTCGAACTCGTCGAAATGGAAGTTCGCGACTTGCTCAGCAAGTACGAATTCCCGGGCGATGACACCCCGATCATCCACGGCTCGGCGATGAAAGCGCTGGCCGGTGATCAGAGCGAAATCGGCGTGCCGTCGATCATCAAGCTCGTCGATGCGCTGGACAGCTACATCCCGGAACCGACCCGCGTACTCGACAAGCCGTTCCTGCTGCCCGTCGAAGACGTGTTCTCGATCTCTGGCCGCGGCACCGTCGTGACCGGTCGTATTGAACGCGGCATCGTCAAAGTCGGTGATGAAATCGAGATCGTCGGCATCAAGCCGACCGTCAAGACCACCTGCACCGGTGTTGAAATGTTCCGCAAGCTGCTCGATCAGGGTATGGCCGGTGACAACGTCGGTGTCCTCCTGCGCGGCACCAAGCGCGACGACGTCGAGCGTGGCCAAGTGTTGTGCAAGCCCGGCAGCATCACCCCGCACACCGACTTCGAAGCCGAGGTTTACGTGTTGAGCAAGGATGAAGGTGGCCGTCACACGCCGTTCTTCAAAGGCTACCGTCCGCAGTTCTACTTCCGCACCACCGATGTCACGGGTGCGTGCGAGTTGCCGGAAGGCGTGGAAATGGTCATGCCGGGCGACAACATCAAAATGGTGGTGAGCTTGATCCACCCGATCGCGATGGAAGAAGGTCTGCGCTTCGCGATTCGCGAAGGCGGCCGTACCGTCGGCGCTGGTGTGGTGGCCAAGGTCGTCAAGTAA
- the rpsL gene encoding 30S ribosomal protein S12 — protein sequence MSTVNQLVRKPRRPKTYKSASPALENCPQRRGVCTRVYTTTPKKPNSALRKVAKVRLTNGFEVISYIGGEGHNLQEHSVVLIRGGRVKDLPGVRYHTVRGSLDASGVTKRRQSRSKYGAKRPKSS from the coding sequence ATGTCTACAGTAAATCAGTTGGTACGCAAGCCGCGTCGCCCGAAGACGTACAAGAGCGCGTCGCCCGCGCTGGAAAATTGCCCGCAGCGTCGTGGCGTTTGTACTCGCGTTTATACGACTACCCCGAAGAAACCGAACTCAGCTCTGCGTAAAGTCGCGAAAGTGCGCTTGACTAACGGGTTTGAGGTCATTAGTTACATCGGTGGCGAAGGTCACAACTTGCAAGAGCATTCCGTGGTTCTGATTCGCGGTGGTCGCGTCAAGGATCTTCCTGGTGTGCGCTACCACACGGTACGCGGAAGTCTGGATGCGTCTGGTGTGACCAAGCGTCGCCAGAGTCGCTCGAAGTACGGCGCCAAGCGCCCGAAATCGTCCTAA
- the rplW gene encoding 50S ribosomal protein L23, producing MSTEHLLNILRAPHISEKSARLQESSSYVFEVASTATKADVKAAVEELFSVKVKAVNVVNVKGKTKPFRNRTGRRSDWRKAYVSLLDGQTIDVTAKA from the coding sequence ATGAGCACCGAACATTTGTTGAATATCCTGCGCGCCCCGCATATCTCTGAAAAGAGTGCGCGTCTGCAGGAAAGTAGCTCCTACGTTTTTGAAGTTGCGTCCACTGCGACCAAGGCCGACGTCAAGGCCGCCGTTGAAGAGCTTTTCAGTGTCAAGGTGAAAGCTGTCAACGTGGTCAACGTCAAAGGCAAGACCAAGCCGTTTCGTAATCGTACCGGTCGCCGTAGCGACTGGCGCAAAGCCTATGTGAGTCTGCTCGATGGCCAAACCATCGACGTGACCGCAAAGGCATAA
- the rplP gene encoding 50S ribosomal protein L16 gives MLQPNRTKYRKMHKGRNHGLSYVANKVSFGEYGLKAITHGHITARQIEAARRCVTRFVKRGGKLWIRVFPDKPISRKPIEVRMGNGKGNVEFWVAVIQPGRMLYEIEGVDESSAREAFRLAAAKLSVQTQFVSRTVL, from the coding sequence ATGTTGCAACCTAATCGCACCAAATATCGCAAGATGCACAAAGGCCGCAACCATGGCCTGAGTTATGTTGCCAACAAGGTGAGCTTCGGCGAGTACGGCCTCAAGGCCATCACGCACGGGCATATCACCGCACGCCAGATCGAAGCAGCACGCCGTTGCGTGACACGTTTCGTCAAGCGCGGCGGCAAGCTCTGGATTCGCGTTTTCCCGGACAAGCCGATCAGCCGCAAGCCGATCGAAGTACGTATGGGTAACGGTAAGGGTAATGTGGAATTTTGGGTGGCAGTGATCCAGCCGGGTCGCATGCTGTATGAAATTGAAGGCGTTGACGAAAGCAGCGCGCGCGAGGCATTCCGCCTGGCCGCCGCCAAGCTTTCGGTGCAGACGCAGTTTGTTAGCCGAACGGTGCTGTGA
- the rplD gene encoding 50S ribosomal protein L4: MELQVVGAKEPLSVSDTVFDREFSGSLVHQVVVAYRNAGRSGTKAQKTRSEVRGTTKKFKKQKGGGARHGDYRAPIFVGGGVTFAAKPRSFAQKVNKKMFRGAVQAILSELNRQGRLKVVTGFDITEAKTQHLLGKLKDLDLGKKVLLVTEDVNQNIYLAARNLPYIAVCDVSALDPVSLVDADHVVVTVESIKKIEEWLA; the protein is encoded by the coding sequence ATGGAATTGCAAGTAGTCGGTGCGAAAGAACCTCTGTCGGTTTCCGACACGGTGTTTGATCGCGAATTCAGCGGAAGTCTGGTGCATCAGGTTGTCGTCGCGTACCGCAATGCGGGCCGCTCCGGTACCAAGGCACAGAAGACTCGTTCGGAAGTTCGCGGTACTACCAAGAAATTCAAGAAGCAGAAAGGCGGCGGTGCACGTCACGGCGATTACCGCGCTCCGATCTTTGTCGGCGGTGGTGTGACCTTTGCAGCGAAGCCACGCAGCTTTGCGCAGAAGGTCAACAAGAAGATGTTCCGCGGTGCAGTGCAGGCCATCTTGTCCGAGCTGAATCGTCAGGGTCGTCTGAAAGTGGTGACGGGTTTTGATATCACCGAAGCCAAGACCCAGCATCTGCTCGGCAAGCTCAAGGATCTCGATCTGGGCAAGAAAGTGTTGTTGGTCACCGAAGACGTGAATCAGAACATTTATCTGGCTGCACGCAATCTGCCGTATATCGCGGTGTGTGATGTGTCCGCGCTGGATCCGGTCAGCCTGGTTGATGCCGATCACGTCGTCGTGACCGTCGAGTCGATCAAGAAAATCGAGGAGTGGCTGGCATGA
- the rpsS gene encoding 30S ribosomal protein S19, protein MARSLKKGPFVDLHLLKKVEAAAATNNKRPIKTWSRRSMILPEMVGLTLAVHNGRQHVPVLVNENMVGHKLGEFAVTRTFKGHSGDKKSGK, encoded by the coding sequence ATGGCGCGTTCTCTGAAAAAAGGCCCGTTTGTCGACCTGCACCTTCTCAAGAAGGTCGAGGCGGCGGCAGCCACCAATAACAAGCGTCCGATCAAGACCTGGTCGCGACGTTCCATGATCCTGCCGGAAATGGTAGGCCTCACGCTCGCTGTGCATAACGGTCGTCAGCATGTTCCTGTGCTGGTTAACGAGAACATGGTCGGCCACAAACTCGGTGAGTTCGCCGTGACCCGTACGTTCAAGGGTCACTCCGGCGACAAGAAATCCGGTAAGTAA
- the rpsC gene encoding 30S ribosomal protein S3: MGHKVHPTGIRLGISKDWNSKWFANKADYAKYLAADLRVRELLRKKLAQAGISKILIERPAKTARITIHTARPGVVIGKKGEDIEKLRKEVSAVMGVPAHINVAEVRKPELDAQLVAESIAQQLERRIMFRRAMKRAVTNAMRIGALGIKVNVGGRLNGAEIARSEWYREGRVPLHTLRADIDYGTAEAKTTYGIIGIKVWIYKGEIFDLHAASVAEAKSDQRDTHQREPREPREHRQGAK, encoded by the coding sequence ATGGGTCATAAAGTTCATCCAACCGGAATTCGCCTTGGCATCTCCAAGGATTGGAATTCCAAATGGTTCGCCAACAAGGCCGACTACGCCAAGTATCTTGCCGCCGATCTGCGCGTGCGCGAGTTGCTGCGCAAGAAGTTGGCCCAGGCGGGTATTTCGAAGATTTTGATCGAGCGTCCGGCCAAGACTGCGCGTATCACCATTCACACGGCGCGTCCGGGTGTGGTGATCGGCAAGAAAGGCGAGGACATCGAGAAACTGCGCAAGGAAGTCTCGGCGGTGATGGGCGTTCCCGCTCACATCAACGTGGCTGAAGTGCGCAAGCCCGAGCTTGATGCACAGCTGGTTGCCGAGTCGATCGCGCAGCAGCTGGAGCGCCGCATCATGTTCCGGCGCGCGATGAAGCGTGCCGTGACAAATGCGATGCGCATCGGCGCACTCGGTATCAAGGTCAATGTGGGTGGGCGTTTGAACGGTGCGGAAATCGCACGTTCCGAATGGTACCGTGAAGGTCGCGTTCCGCTGCATACGTTGCGTGCGGATATCGACTACGGCACCGCCGAAGCGAAAACCACGTACGGCATCATCGGCATCAAGGTGTGGATCTACAAGGGCGAGATTTTCGACCTGCACGCCGCCAGTGTCGCCGAAGCGAAATCCGATCAGCGTGATACGCACCAGCGCGAGCCGCGTGAACCACGCGAACATCGTCAAGGCGCGAAGTAG